From the genome of Desertibacillus haloalkaliphilus:
GCAGATAGCTTAAAGAAGCTAAAAAATAAAACTGCAAAAGAAAAGATGAGCGAGCATATTTCATATGAAGTTCAACAGTTAAAAAATAAAACCGCCTTTCAAAGTATGTATAAATATATGAGTTTATATTATGAAGAACGGTCGTCAATTATCGACTACTTACCTATGAGTAGTGTTATTTTTATTGACGAGATTAGTCGTGTACAAGAAATGGCTGATAACCTCGATAAGGAAGAGGCAGAATGGCTTACGACACTAATTGAACATGGGGAAGTTATTTCCGATTTGGAGATGTCAAAAAACTTCGAAAAAATAATCAAGCAAACACAGCATCCACTTGTTTACTTATCGTTGTTTTTACGACATGTTCCTTCGACTAATCCGCAAAATATTCTTAATTTCAACTGCAAGGCGATGCAAAACTTCCATGGCCAAGTTCATTTATTGAAAAGTGAAGCCGAACGGTGGGCGAAGTCTGACTATGCGGTTGTCTTTTTGGCGGCGACAAAGGAACGTGCAAAACGACTGAGTCATGTTTTGGAAGACTACGATATCGAAGCAACCATTGTTGAGCAAAAAACAGAATTATCAACGAAACAAGAGCAAATTATGATCGGTGGATTAAGTGGCGGGTTCGAATTAGCGATGCAAAAACTAGTAGTCGTTACTGAAGAGGAAATTTTCACACAGAAAGCAAAAAGACCTCAACGAAAGCAAAAGCTATCGAATGCCGAGCGCATTAAAAGTTATTCTGAATTAGAAGTTGGCGACCTTGTTGTTCATGCCAGTCATGGAATTGGGAAATATTTAGGTATTGAAACACTAGAAATCAACGGCATCCACAAAGATTATCTGCATGTACGATATGCAGGAAATGATAAATTGTATGTACCTGTCGAACAAATTGATCAAGTTCAAAAGTATGTTGGCTCTGAAGAGAAGGATCCAAAAATCTATGCGTTGGGCGGTAATGATTGGAAGAAGGTCAAGAAAAAGGTACAATCATCAGTTGAAGATATTGCTGATGACTTGATCAAGCTTTATGCTGAGCGTGAGGCGAGTAAAGGTCATGCCTTCTCACCTGATGGACCTGAACAGGGTGACTTTGAGGCCTCGTTCCCTTACCAAGAAACAGAAGATCAAATCCGAGCGATTACAGAAATTAAAGAAGATATGGAAAAGGAGCGGCCGATGGATCGCTTGCTTTGTGGTGACGTTGGCTACGGAAAAACAGAGGTTGCGATTCGAGCAGCATTTAAAGCGATCATGGATGGCAAGCAAGTTGCGATTTTAGTACCAACAACTATTTTAGCACAGCAACATTATGAGACTGTCAAAGAGCGCTTCCAAGACTATCCAATCAATGTGAGTGTCTTAAGCCGCTTCCGCTCAAGGAGGGAGCAAACGCAAACCATAAAAGGATTAAATGCTGGATCGGTAGATCTTGTTGTTGGGACACATCGGTTATTATCTAAAGATATTAAGTTCAAAGACTTAGGGTTATTAATTGTGGATGAGGAACAAAGGTTTGGAGTTACCCATAAGGAAAAAATTAAGCGGATGAAAGCCAATATTGATGTATTAACGTTAACAGCGACACCAATCCCGCGAACATTGCATATGTCGATGCTTGGTGTTCGTGACTTGTCTGTTATCGAGACACCACCTGAAAACCGCTTTCCGGTACAAACCTATGTTGTTGAGTATAATGCTTCGCTTGTAAAAGAAGCCATCGAACGGGAATTATCAAGAGGGGGACAGGTTTACTTCCTCTATAACCGGGTCGATGATATTGCGCAAATGGCTGAGCGAATTTCAATGCTTGTCCCTGATGCAAAAGTAAACCTTGCCCATGGACAAATGAATGAGACTGAACTTGAGGCGGTCATGATTGATTTCCTTGAAGGAAACAGTGATGTA
Proteins encoded in this window:
- the mfd gene encoding transcription-repair coupling factor, producing the protein MFGLQQYLLQSDDIKAVSESVDANIKEQLITGLTGSARTLTMASVFQETKRTQLVITHNLYQAQKLYEDFTELVGEESVYLYPVNELISSEIAIASPEMKSQRIEVLDRLVQGRLRHGIVIVPMAGVRRLLPPRNVWEQSQCRFQVGTEISVEETLAKLVAIGFQRVDMVSAPGEFSVRGGIIDIYPLTEELPVRIELFDTEVDSVRFFTVEDQRSEKQINEITIGPAQEVILFNEQYERGAIKLEEGLADSLKKLKNKTAKEKMSEHISYEVQQLKNKTAFQSMYKYMSLYYEERSSIIDYLPMSSVIFIDEISRVQEMADNLDKEEAEWLTTLIEHGEVISDLEMSKNFEKIIKQTQHPLVYLSLFLRHVPSTNPQNILNFNCKAMQNFHGQVHLLKSEAERWAKSDYAVVFLAATKERAKRLSHVLEDYDIEATIVEQKTELSTKQEQIMIGGLSGGFELAMQKLVVVTEEEIFTQKAKRPQRKQKLSNAERIKSYSELEVGDLVVHASHGIGKYLGIETLEINGIHKDYLHVRYAGNDKLYVPVEQIDQVQKYVGSEEKDPKIYALGGNDWKKVKKKVQSSVEDIADDLIKLYAEREASKGHAFSPDGPEQGDFEASFPYQETEDQIRAITEIKEDMEKERPMDRLLCGDVGYGKTEVAIRAAFKAIMDGKQVAILVPTTILAQQHYETVKERFQDYPINVSVLSRFRSRREQTQTIKGLNAGSVDLVVGTHRLLSKDIKFKDLGLLIVDEEQRFGVTHKEKIKRMKANIDVLTLTATPIPRTLHMSMLGVRDLSVIETPPENRFPVQTYVVEYNASLVKEAIERELSRGGQVYFLYNRVDDIAQMAERISMLVPDAKVNLAHGQMNETELEAVMIDFLEGNSDVLVTTTIIETGVDIPNVNTLIIYNADKMGLSQLYQIRGRVGRSNRVAYAYFTYQRDKVLTEVAEKRLQAIKEFTELGSGFKIAMRDLSIRGAGNLLGAQQHGYIESVGFDLYSQMLKEAIEERKGDKPTTPSFNVEVDIDVDAYIPETYIGDAKQKIEMYKRFKALGDQTDITELQDELIDRFGQYPDEVAYLFSISKIKMYAKQEQVESISESKDQCSLLLTEDASSEVDGAKLFELINQFGRDVGLGTSGDKIIINVKTKKMTAKQTLELLETLLSQLHTAKKSKDDTAKTV